AGACGTCGGCCGAGGCAGTGACCCGCGCGGTGACTCCGGCGTGGCAGTCGGCCTGCTCGGCGTGCTCGGCCCCGTGCGTCACGACCGCTGACATGCGAGATCCTCCAAGACGTCGGCGAGGGCGGTGACTCCGGCGTGGCAGTCGGCCTGCTCGGCGTGTTCGGCCGGGGAGTGCGAGACCCCGGTGGGGTTCCGCACGAACAGCATGGCGGTCGGGACGGCGGACGCCAGGATTCCCGCGTCGTGTCCCGCGCCGGTCGGCAGGACGGGGGCCTTCAGGCGGTCGGCGAGGCGGTCGCGCAGCGGGCCGTCGAAGTCGACCACGGGGGTGAAGGACTCCCGGGTGAGCTCCACCCGGACGCCGTCGCGGCCGCCGCGTTCGACGGCGGCCTGCTCGATGGCGTCGACCACCTGACGGAGCGTCTCCTCGTCGGCGGCCCGGGAGTCGAGCCAGCCGCGGACCAGCGAGGCGATCGCGTTGGTGCCGTTGGGTTCGACGGCGACCTTGCCGAAGGTGGCGAGCGCCCCGGCGAGGCGGGCCTTCTTCCGGGCGGCGAGCACGGTGGTGGCGTAGGTGAGCATCGGGTCGCGCCGGTCGCCGAGCAGGGTGGTGCCGGCGTGGTTGGCCTCGCCGTGGAAGTCGAACCGCCACCGGCCGTGCGGCCAGATCGCGCTGGCCACGCCGACCGGCCGGTCCTCCGTCAGGCAGCGGCCCTGCTCGATGTGGAGTTCGACGAACGCGCCGATCCGGCCGAGCAGTTCGGGGTCGGCGCCGATCCGCGCCGGGTCGTGTCCGGCGCGTTCCATGGCGTCGGGCAGCCGCACTCCGTCGGCGTCGCGCAGCGCGTACGCGGCGTCCCGGTCGAGCACGCCGGTGGCGAGGCGGGAGCCGACGCAGGCGACGCCGAACCGGGCGCCCTCCTCGTCGCCGAAGTTGGCGATCGCCAGCGGGCGGGTGAACTCGACGCCGCGGGCGCGCAGTTCGTCGAGCGCGGCGAACGCGGAGACCACGCCGAGCGGGCCGTCGTAGGCGCCGCCGTCGGGGACGGAGTCCAGGTGCGAGCCGGTGACCACGGCGTTCCCGGCGGCGGGGTCGCCGAGCCAGGCCCACTGGTTGCCGTTGCGGTCGGTCTCGCAGGCCAGGCCGCGGGCCCGGGCCTGCTCCTCGAACCAGGCCCGGCACTCGGTGTCGGCGGAGTTCCAGGCGTGCCGGCGGTAGCCGCCGGAGGAGGCGGAGCGGCCCACCGGGAGCAGCTCCGCCCACATCGCCTCGAAGCCGTCGGTCACAGCTCGGCCATCGGGATGCGGACCCCGCGCTCGTCGGCGACCTCGTTCGCCCGGTCGTAGCCGGCGTCGACGTGCCGGATGACGCCCATGCCGGGGTCGTTGGTGAGGACCCGGCGGATCTTCTCGCCGGCCAGCGCGGTGCCGTCGGCGACGGTGACCTGGCCGGCGTGGATGGAGCGGCCGATGCCGACGCCGCCGCCGTGGTGGATGGAGACCCAGGAGGCGCCGGAGGCGACGTTGACCATGGCGTTGAGCAGCGGCCAGTCGGCGATCGCGTCGGAGCCGTCGAGCATCGCCTCGGTCTCCCGGTACGGGGAGGCGACGGAGCCGCAGTCCAGGTGGTCGCGGCCGATCACGATCGGGGCGGACAGCTCGCCGCTCGCCACCATGTCGTTGAACCGCTCGCCGGCCTTGTCGCGCTCGCCGTAGCCGAGCCAGCAGATCCGCGCGGGCAGGCCCTGGAAGTGCACCTTCTCCTGGGCCATCTTGATCCAGCGGTGCAGCGACTCGTTCTCCGGGAACAGGTCGAGCACGGCCTTGTCGGTCTTGTGGATGTCCTTCGGGTCGCCGGACAGCGCCGCCCAGCGGAACGGGCCCCGGCCTTCGCAGAACAGCGGCCGGATGTACGCGGGGACGAACCCGGGGAAGGCGAACGCTCGCTCGTATCCTGCCAGTTGGGCTTCGCCGCGGATCGAGTTGCCGTAGTCGAAGACCTCCGCGCCGCGGTCCTGGAAGCCGACCATGGCCTCCACGTGCCGGGCCATCGACTCGCGGGCCCGCCGGGT
The DNA window shown above is from Streptomyces sp. TLI_171 and carries:
- a CDS encoding allantoate amidohydrolase, producing the protein MWAELLPVGRSASSGGYRRHAWNSADTECRAWFEEQARARGLACETDRNGNQWAWLGDPAAGNAVVTGSHLDSVPDGGAYDGPLGVVSAFAALDELRARGVEFTRPLAIANFGDEEGARFGVACVGSRLATGVLDRDAAYALRDADGVRLPDAMERAGHDPARIGADPELLGRIGAFVELHIEQGRCLTEDRPVGVASAIWPHGRWRFDFHGEANHAGTTLLGDRRDPMLTYATTVLAARKKARLAGALATFGKVAVEPNGTNAIASLVRGWLDSRAADEETLRQVVDAIEQAAVERGGRDGVRVELTRESFTPVVDFDGPLRDRLADRLKAPVLPTGAGHDAGILASAVPTAMLFVRNPTGVSHSPAEHAEQADCHAGVTALADVLEDLACQRS